Part of the Terrisporobacter glycolicus ATCC 14880 = DSM 1288 genome is shown below.
ATTATAATTATCTTGATAGAGTATAGAATTTGGGGGAGAGATAATGGAAAATACAAAACAACAAAAAACAAATTTATCATCTAAAACTAGAACATTGGTATCGGCAGCTTTATTTGCAGGAATTATATGTATTACTATAGCTTATTTTCTTCATATACCAGTGGGAGGTAATGGTGGATTTGTTCATGTAGGTGATGCTTTTATATATTTAGCAGCAGTACTTCTTCCTACACCTTATGCAGCTTGCGCAGCAGCAATAGGTGCTGGTATGGCAGATATACTTACAGGGTCAGCTAATTGGGCCTTAGCAACAATAATAATAAAACCAATACTTGTTTTATTTTTTACAAATAAAAGTAAAAAAATTATTAATACAAGAAATATATGTGCAGCAATTTTAGCAGGAATAGTAGGAACAGTTTTGTATATGATAGCAGAAGGAATAATGTATGGAAGTTTTGTTAGTGCCTTTGTTTTATCATTAGTAGGCCTTGTTCAACCAATAGGAAGTTTAATAGTGTTTGTAGTTATAGGTTTAGTATTTGATAAATTAAAAATAAAAGAAATGGTAAAATAAGCATAAAAATGGGGGATTTAAAAATGACAATTTTATATGATTACAAAGAAAGTCTTTATGTTAATATAACAAACCAATGTCCATGTTCTTGTGTTTTCTGTATAAGAAAAGAAACTGATCATGTGGGAAATAGTAATAGTTTATGGTTAGATCATGAACCTACAGTAGAAGAAGTAAAAGAGGAATTTAAAAAATTTAATTTAGAAAAATATGATGAGATAGTATTTTGTGGATATGGTGAACCACTAGTAAAAATAAATGAAGTTATAGAAATTGCAAAATATATTAGAAGTGTTTCAGATTTGAAAATAAGAATAAACACTAATGGTCTATCTGATTTAATTCACAATAAAAAAACAGCCATTCTATTAAAAGACAATATAGACTCTGTATCTATTAGTTTGAATGCACCCAATAAAACTAGATACAATGAAGTTACAAAACCTAAATTTGGTGAAAAATCATTTGATGCATTATTAAGTTTTGCAGAGGATTGCAAAGCGTATGTTGAAGAAGTGAACTTTTCTGTAGTTGATGAAATTAGTAATGAAGAAATTGAAGAGTCACAAAAATTGGCTGATAAAATGAATATAGTCCTTAGAGTAAGACATAAAAACTAGATAAAAATAGCTTATTGAAAAATAAGCTATTTTTTATTGTAAAATATTATTTATTTAAAAATTACGAATCATTATTTGATTTTAATAAAATATATTCGTAATTATGTTGACATTATGATTTTTATATTTTAGAATTATACTTGTAAAATGGTATTATATGGAAATAGTTATCTCTGTTTATATAATTACTATTTCATAAAATATCAGAGTATAAAATTTGGGGTCAATTTATTATTAAATTACGGAGGTGTTTTGATTAATGCAAGTGGCGAAACAGGAATCAAATACTATGACAAAATTATTTCCTATTCTTGAAAATGAGGGAGTAAATATGAAAAAGGAGATAATGGCAGGGGTTACAACGTTTTTAACTATGGCATATATTATAGCTGTTAACCCAAGTATATTATCAGAAGCTGGTATGCCTGCAGGAGCATTGGTAACAGGAACATGTTTAGCTGCAGCAATAGGATGCTTTATAATGGGAATTGTTGCAAACCTACCATTTGCCTTGGCATCTGGAATGGGTCTTAATGCATATTTTGCTTACACAGTAGTTTTAGGTATGGGAGTATCTTGGGAAGTTGCTTTAGCTGCAGTTTTCGTAGAAGGTATTATTTTTATA
Proteins encoded:
- a CDS encoding TIGR04100 family radical SAM protein — protein: MTILYDYKESLYVNITNQCPCSCVFCIRKETDHVGNSNSLWLDHEPTVEEVKEEFKKFNLEKYDEIVFCGYGEPLVKINEVIEIAKYIRSVSDLKIRINTNGLSDLIHNKKTAILLKDNIDSVSISLNAPNKTRYNEVTKPKFGEKSFDALLSFAEDCKAYVEEVNFSVVDEISNEEIEESQKLADKMNIVLRVRHKN
- a CDS encoding TIGR04002 family protein, whose translation is MENTKQQKTNLSSKTRTLVSAALFAGIICITIAYFLHIPVGGNGGFVHVGDAFIYLAAVLLPTPYAACAAAIGAGMADILTGSANWALATIIIKPILVLFFTNKSKKIINTRNICAAILAGIVGTVLYMIAEGIMYGSFVSAFVLSLVGLVQPIGSLIVFVVIGLVFDKLKIKEMVK